The Staphylococcus simiae genome includes the window GATATCCTTGTCATTTTCTTGAATGAAATTAAATTTGATGATGGATTTATGTTCTTTGCCTACAATTTGAACTTGCTCTAAAGTAGCAGTACCAATTAATGATTTATTGTTGAAATATCCAAAAACATTGCAACTTGATGAAGGTCTAGATAGTATGTCTTTCATTAAGCTTTCGGTCATAGTTTGGCTATATTGTAAATCTTGAGTGAATTCTTCTTTAACTGATGTAATTAGATTTTTATAATCTTGGTAATCATTAGAAGATAAAGTTTTAATTGTATTCATTACTAACCTCCCTAATGTCTAATGGTAAAACATGCAAGCTAAAATTATCTTAAATACATATTAAAATGTTTATTAAAAATTTGCAATCAAAGAATTTTAAAACAAAACATAATTTATGAATAAAAAATTCCGTGAAACTTATTATGTATTAGCACTTTTTAAAATATTC containing:
- a CDS encoding GNAT family N-acetyltransferase, translating into MNTIKTLSSNDYQDYKNLITSVKEEFTQDLQYSQTMTESLMKDILSRPSSSCNVFGYFNNKSLIGTATLEQVQIVGKEHKSIIKFNFIQENDKDINSKLIKHIIQYAREMGYESVLASIVSNNISAKVFYSSLGFDNLGFEKNAIKINNDYFDEHWLCYDLLK